TTGAGCTAGATTATGGGGAAATCCATTCAAGATCCTGCGTCTGGGCATCAGAAGGTATACACTAGTTATAGAGTGTTATTGCACTTACGAATCTAACACCAAAATGCCGCCCCGGTTACTCCTGTAGCAGGAACAGCCGGGGCGGCATTTTATTAGAAAAGATTAAACCTACTTCGCCAGCTGCTTCAGCAGCTCTTTGGCGGCGGGCTCGGAGGAGGCCGGGTTCTGGCCAGTAATCAGGTTGCCGGCGGTTACGATGTAGGGCTGCCAGTCGGCGCCTTTGGAGTAGTTGCCGCCGTTCTGCTTCAGCATATCTTCCACCAGGAAAGGCACTACGTTAGTCAGCTGCACCGCTTCTTCCTCGGTATTGGTGAAGCCGGCCACTGATTTGCCTTTCACAATGGAGCTGCCATCGGGGGCTTTCACGTGGCGCAGCACGCCGGGAGCGTGGCATACGGCCGCAACGGGCTTACCGGCGGCGTACATCGTTTCAATCAGCTCAATCGACTTTTTGTCTTCGGCCAAATCCCACAGCGGGCCGTGGCCGCCGGGGTAGAACACGGCGTCAAAATCAGCTGCCGACACGCTGTCGAGCTTCACGGTGCTGGCCAGGGCTTTTTGCGCTTCGGAGTCTTTTTTGAAGCGCTCCGTGGCTTCGGTCTGGGCGCTGGGGTCGTCGCTTTTGGGGTCCAGCGGGGGCTGGCCGCCGGCCGGTGAGGCCAGCGTGAGGGTGGCGCCGGCATCTTTGAACACGTAATAGGGCGCGGCAAATTCTTCCAGCCAGAAGCCGGTTTTGTGGCCCGTATTTCCCAGCTGGTCGTGGGAGGTCAATACCATTAGTATGTTCATGGTGGCTTGTATTTAAGTGATAGAAAAGTGTGGGATGAAAAATAGGGCACTGAGCCCTTACAGCAGCAGGCGGTAAAACGTGGTTTTGCGCTCTGCCAGCAAGGGCACAATCTGTCCTAGTACCAGGTCCTGAAAATGTGGCGCGGCCCGGTGCGTTAGCTGCGCGTTTTGGTCCACGTACTGCTCGTAAATAAAGAAGCGCTCCGGCTCCTCAGCCGACTGATGCGCCGTGTAGACCAGGTTACCCGGCTCATGCTGCCGTACGGCTGCCGCAGCTTCCTTCAGCAGGCGCCGCACCGTTTCGGCCTGGCCCGGCTGCACCAGCCATTCGGCGGCTACGCAATAAATATCTTCTGGCTTGGGCATGGGTTTACAGGCTGAGGGTGAGAATCTGCTCTACGTCGGCAATCTGCACATCGGCCCGCTCGCCCAGGTTTTTCACGCCGCGCTCCGTGAAGCGCTGCACAATGTGCCTAATGGTTTCCTCGCCCACTTCATAATCGGAAAGGCGGGTTTTGATTTCCAGGGATTCAAAAAAGCGTACGGTGGCCTGAACGGCGGCTTCGGCGCGCTCCTCATCGGTACCCGCGGTAATGTTCCAGACGCGCTGACCGTATTGCACCAGCTTCTGCAGCTTGCCGGCACGGCGGTAGCGCAGCATGGCGGGCAGCACAATGGCCAGGGTGCGGGCATGGTCGATGCCGTGCAGGGCGGTCAACTCGTGGGCCACGTAGTGCGTGCTCCAGTCGGTAACCACGCCGGCCGCCAGGGTGCCGTTCAGGGCATTGGTGGCGGCCCACATAAAGTTGGCCATGGCATCGTAGCCCCGTGGGTTTTCGAGCACTTTGGGCGCTTCCTCAATCAGCGTGAGCAGCACCGCTTCGGCCTGCCGGTCCTGCAGGGGCGTGTTGACGGGGTAGGTGAGGTACTGCTCCAGCACGTGCGTAAACGCATCCGCAATGCCATTGGCAATCTGGCGCTTGGGCAGCGTGAAGCAGGTTTCGGGGTCGAGGATGGAGAATTTGGGGAAGGTGAGCGGCGAGCTGAACGCCAGCTTTTCTTTGGTCGATACGCGGGTAACAACAGAGCCGGAATTCATTTCTGAGCCCGTAGCGGGCAGCGTGAGCACTGCGCCAAAGGGCAGGGCGCTGGTTACCTTGGCGCGCTTGCTGAGAATATCCCACGGGTCTTCGCCCTGAAATGGCACGGCGGCGGCAATAAACTTGGTGCCATCTACCACGGAGCCACCCCCAACGGCCAGAATAAAGTCCACCTTTTCCGTGCGAGCCAGCTCCACGGCCTGCATCAGGGTTTCGTAGTGCGGGTTGGCTTCAATGCCGCCAAACTCCACGGTATCAAAGCCCTGCAGCGCGGCTGTCACCTGCTCGTAAACGCCGTTTTGCTTGATGCTGCCTCCACCATAAGTGATAAGCACTTTGGCGCCGGCGGGCACCTGCTGGGCCACACTGGCAATCTGGCCTTTGCCAAACAAAATGCGGACGGGGTTATAGAACTGGAAGTTTTTCATGGATTCGTATTAAATGTATGTAGCGCGAAGCTCCGGCTTCGCGGAGTAACGCACCGAGTGGTAGAAAATACCTGGCAGTGAGAGTAGCGCGAAGCTCCGGCTTCGCGTACGAGCGAAGCGAGTTCCTACGCGGTGAGCATACGCCTGTTACTCGCGTTGCTCGTGCGCGAAGCCGGAGCTTCGCGCTACTTTTTCGCGCTACTTTGTTAAGCGACTTTCACAATGGCCTTGCCGGTGTTTTCGCCCTGGAATAAGCCCAGAAATGCGGCCGGCAGCTGGTCGAAGCCTTCGGTAATGGTTTCTTCGGCCTGCAGCTTGCCTTGCTGATACCACTCGGCCAGGTGCTGAATGCCCTCGGGCCAGCGCTCCAGGTAGTCGCTCACTATAAAACCCTTTAGCAGGGCGCTGGTTTTCAGAAGCTTGGGCTCCGGGCGCGGGCCCATGGGCACCGAAGTGGCGTTATACATCGAAATCTGGCCGCACAGGGCAATGCGGGCGTGCTTGTTCAGCAGGTCGTACACGGCATCGGTAATGGCGCCGCCCACGTTATCAAAGTAGCAGTCTACGCCCCTTGGGGCGGCCGCGGCCAGAGCTTGGGCTATGTCCGGGGTGGTTTTGTAGTTGATGGCTTCATCAAACCCCAGCTTCTTCAATTCGGCCACTTTCTCATCGGAGCCGGCTGTGCCGATAACGCGGGCGCCTTTAATTTTAGCCAGCTGGCCCACCACCATGCCTACGGCGCCGGCTGCCCCGGACACTACTACCGTTTCGCCGGGCTTGGGCTGGCAGATATCCAGCAGCCCGAAATAAGCCGTGAGGCCCGTCATGCCCAGCAAACCCAGATAGTAGCTCAACGGCGCCTGATTGGCAGGCACCCGCGTGAGGCCCTGCCCGCCGGACACGCAGTATTCCTGCCAGGGCAGGTTGCCTACTACTATGCTGCCTACGGGCAGCTGCTCGTTATGGCTTTCCACCACTTCGGCCACTACGCCCCCATTAATGGGCTGCCCTACTTCAAACGGGGCCACGTAGGACTTGGCGTCGCTCATACGGCCCCGCATATAGGGGTCTACGGAGGCGTAGCGCATTTTCAGGAGCACCTGCCCGGCCTGGGGCTGCGGAATTTCCTGTTCTTCAAATCGAAAATTAGCGAGGGTAGGCGCGCCCTGTGGGCGACTGGCCAGCAGTATGGTTTTCATAGGATAATGCGTTGCAGGAATGAGGTAATACGAAAGCGAGAGCCCGCAGAAACCAGAAAATTCTGACCTCCGCGGGCTCTTTTGTTTCGGCCAGACTAGTTAGTGGTAGTGTGCAGGTTTACCTCAATGTTGCCGCGGGTAGCGCGGGAGTAGGGGCAAATCTGATGCGCGGCTTCTACCAACTCTTCCGCCTGGGATTGTGCCAGCCCGGGAATGTTCACGTGCAGGTCGGCGGAGATGCCGTAGCCGCCATCCTCGGCCTGGCCAAAACCGATGAGGCCTTCTACGGTAACGCCTTCCAGCCGTACGCCGGCCTGGCGGGCAGCTACGCCCAGGGCACCTTCAAAGCAAGCCGCATAACCGGCCGCAAACAGCTGCTCGGGGTTGGTAGCGCCGGTTTTGCCGGGGCCACCCATAGCTTTGGGCGTGCTCAGGGCAATGTTCAGCACTTCATCATTAGAAGAAACGTGGCCATCCCGGCCACCTTTGGCTTTGGCCTGGGCCGTGAAAAGTTTTTTCTCGAGTTTCATCAAAGGAAAGTTTAAGGAAAGAAGGATTCTTAAGTAAGGCGCGCCAGAAGCGTATTCAACTGCTGACGCAAGTTGTCTACCTCGGCAGGCGAGAGATGCAGTTTCTCCAGCATCTTTTCGGGAATGCGGCAGGCGCTATTCTGCAGGGTGCGGCCGGCCGGCAACAGGCTGATAATCACGGAGCGCTCATCCTGCGGGTCGCGGTGGCGGCTTATCCATTGCTTTTGCTCCATGCGCTTCAGCAAAGGCGTCAGCGTGCCCGAGTCCAGCAGTAGATTATCGCCCAGAGCTTTCACCGTCAGCTGCTCATGCTCCCAGAGCAGCAGCAGCACCAGGTATTGCGGATAGGTGAGGTCCAACTCCTGCAGCAGGGGTTGGTAGGCTTTGGTTAGCATGCGGGAAACGGCATACAGCGGAAAACACAGTTGGTTTTCCAGCTTCAGCCAGGAAGGATCAGGCGTAGGGGTAGGGTCAGAGTTGCTCATTGTGGGGTATAAAGCCGCTTAGGTTGTCTAATGTTTGATTGTGTGCAATTGAAATATTTTCAGAAAGACATAAGGGTCTGATTATCAGGTGAAATATTTGCCATAAAAAAGCACAGCACCCCGGCCGGAATGCTGTGCCACTACAAATCAAGGGAAAGAAAACGTACGCAGGCTAGGTAGTTCCCTGTAAAACAAAGGCTACTTTATTGGGCCTGCTGATACGCCTGAAAGCCGCCGAGCAGGTTGCGCACGTTGGTAAAGCCTTGCTGGGTGAGATAGGCCTTGGCCGAAGCCGAGCGGCCGCCGCCTTTGCAATGTACTACCACTTCCTGGTTTTTCAGGCCTTCCAGCTCATCCAGCTTGCCGGGCAGCTCGCCCATGGGAATGTTGCGGCTGCCTTCAATGTGGCCTTCCTCATTTTCCCAGGTTTCGCGCACGTCAATGATGATGGGAGCGGTGCCTTCGGCCTGGCGTTGTTTCAGTTCAGCGGGGGTGATATCGGGCATGAGTAAAAGAGAAAGGTGGAAAAGGGAGGAGAAGTTGCGCCGGCAACGCCCTACAAAGCTACAAGAAGTTGCAAACAGCTAGCGCGTCAGCACCAGCCGCTTGGTGGCCAGGCTGCCATCGGGCAGGGCCAGCCGCATGAAGTACACCCCGGCCGGCAGCCTGGATAAGTCCAGCGCAGGCTGGCCCTGGGCCAGGCCGGTTTGCTGCCACACGGTGCGGCCCAGCGCATCCAGCACGGTGGCGTGCGTATAGCGACCTTTCACCTGTACTATGCCGGTAGAGGGATTAGGATAGAGCGTAAGCAGGGCCGCAGCCCGGGAAGGCGTGGCGGCCGTTACCGTACCCGTCATCACGGGGCGTAGCATCAGGGCCCCGGAAAAGTCCGTCACCGCCGACCACTCGTTCCGGACCTGATAGAAGAAGTAATTGGCGGGCGGTGAGCTGTTTAAATCCAGCCCAAACTGCACAAACTGCCCCAGGGAAGCCTGCCCGTAGCCCACGTAAAACGTGCCGCTTACCCCCACTGGCTGCGAAAAGGGAACATCCAGAAACCCGCCCGCCGGGGCCGTAGCGGGGACGGTGTACGGAACGGAAGCCAAGGGTTTTTCGGCGGGCTTCCCGTTTTCATCGGCCCAAACGGAGAGCGTAATGGCCCGGCCGGCGGCATTGGGCAGCACCGGGTACAAGCGTACGCTGCGCACCTGGTCGGGCTGGTTCAGGTCGATGCGGTAGGCGAAAAAGGTGGAGGCTCCGCCCGTCAGGGCCGGCAGGCTGACGGCTGCTTCGGCCGTGCCATCATCGTAGGCATAATAGTCGGAGAGCTCCGTTACACGGGAAATGGAGTCGTTGGGCTGGATGCGCGAGTCGGTTTCGTTGGTGCCCAGCAAAATGCGGTGCCGGATGCGCTGCGGCCCGCCCGTGAGTAGGGACGCGGCCACGGTGCGTACGTCGCCCATAATGGGCACCTGCCGGGCGCTGGCATCAATGGAGCGGTTGCCGGTAAGGAACTGCAGCTCCGGACCCCTGGGCAGGTTCTGGGCCGTGCCGCGCCAGGTAATGGGCGTAGGGGCAGGGCCAATGTCGAAGTTGTTGATGGTGGTGCCGGTCTGGTCGTTCAGCTCATCGGCGGGGGTGGGCGCGGCCGCCAGCTGCACGGCGGGCATGCTGGCGTAGCGCTTTAGCAAGGAAGTGAGCGGGGCGCTGGTGGCAATGTCGCGGTAGGTGGTGTCGGCGGCGGAGCGGTTGCGGTCCAGCTTCAGGTAATCCAGGCTCCAGGCGTCGCGGGTGTTGGCCTGGTTGCCGATACTGTGAAAGCGGAAGCGGAAGTTGGCGTGCAGGTATTGCGGCTCGGTTACGGCCACAATTTCCTGGGCAAAATCGGTGCGGCGGCCCGTGCTGCGCTGGCTCCAGATGGACTGCCACTGGCCAGCGTCGTTCAGAAATTCCAGGGTGAAAGCCACCTGCCGCGTAGAGCTGGCCGCCGACGGCGAGCCTACAATACTGCCCGCCTGCCAGAAAAAGCTCAGATACACGTTGGAGCCAGCGGTAAGCCCACTTAAGTCAATGGGCAACGAGGTGAGCGTATCGGTATCACTGTAAAAGGAAGAGCTGCCGTAGGGCTGGCCATTTGCTTTCAGGCCATCAAACGTGACAACGTTGCGGGAGGGCGGCGCCACCGGAAACCGGTTATTCACTAATGTTCCACCGCGCGGTTCCCAATGCTCGGCATTAGGCGTGCCTTCGGGCTGCTGGGCAAAATCATCGAAAAAGGGTAATGCTATACTGGTGCCCCGGGCCGCTGAATGGGAAGCGTTGCCAACCGGTGACGCCCGGCCTGGGTCAGCGGAAAGCGGCTGTACGTTTTGCGCCCGCAGCTGCGTGGCCCACGTCAAAAGCAAACAGAGGAGAAAGCTGGAACGCATCATCAGGGGCAAGTTACGTAAGCCAGGCGGGTAGAGGTACAGCGCGTTGCGGAACAACGTTTGCGGGTAGGAAATATTGATAGGTTAGTATGGAAACAAAGGGTGATACCTATGAACGTCATTCCGAGAATGTGGCGCAGCAAGCCAGGAACCGAGGCATCCCGCGTGCTGCCGTTGCAATGCTATACTACCCTGCCTGTCATCCTGAGCTTGCGAAGGACCTTCTCCCAACTGAACGAGTCGTTGTTACGATGGTCGTTCTAGCTTGATAAGGTCCTTCGCAAGCTCAGGATGACAGGTAGAGAGGCGAGCGGCTTCTCCAAGCTTAGCATGACGGGCGAATAGGTATTTAGAGATGTTAAAAATGACCAATTATCAATAAAAAAGGCCCACTGCTTGCGCAACGGGCCTTTTGATCCTTCTAGTAATAACTTACTCAACAGGCTTTAGGGGCGCCTGACCAGCTACCCACAAATCCACCAGCTGGCCGGTGCGGATGGTGGCGCCGGGCGAGGAAACGGGGCGCTGTTTCACCACATTGCCATCTTCCTGGCCTTCTTCGGCGGCCTGGTAGAAGATTTCGCCTACCTGCAGGCCCTGGCCGGCCAGTAGGGTAGCGGCTTCGTCGGCGGGCATATTTACTACGTTGGGTACCGGGAATTCCTGGTTGCCCTGGCCGTCGCCAACTACCAGGTCTACTTTGGTGCCTTTGGCAATGGGGGCGCCGGGCGCAATTTCTTTACCGTTCACCAGCTGTTTCAGCACGGCGTTCTGGGCCAGGTCGGGCACCAGCTGAATCTGGCCTACTACCAGGTCGTAGCTTTTCAGAATCATCTGGGCGTTTTTCACCGAGCCATCCGTGAGGCGGGGCATCTTAATCACCGGCGGATTTTTCATCGACACGGAGATGTAGATTTTGCGGTCTTCCTTCACCTTTTCGCCCGGGGCGGGGTCCTGGGTGAGCACGGTGCCGGGGCGGGTGCCGGGGTTGTAGCTGCTGTCGTCCACGAAGAAAAGCAGGTTGCGCTCATCCAGATAATCCTCCAGATCGGTCTGCTGCATCCCCGTGATTTTAGGTACTACAATGGTTTCGCCGTGGTTGGTGGTCATGGGCAGATACACGTAGAAAAACCCGAGTACCATGATGGCTACCACCGCTGCCATAGCCAGCAAATGCTTCAGCACATCAAGCGGCGTATCTGATTTGAAAAAGGACATTATTTACAGGAGCTAGGAGCAGGAAGTTAGGAGTAGAGAGGCGAAAATAGCTGGCCGAAGTTAGAAGCTAAAAAAGCTAAAAATTAGAAGCTAGTTCCCCTCCTCAGCTGAGGAGGGGCTAGGGGTGGTTGACCAATCGGTGCACGATCATCAATATCTAGCTTTAGCTGACCACCCCTAACCCCTCCTTGAAAAAAGGAGGGGAACTAGTTCTTAGCTGTTCACCGCCAGCTTTTCTTTACGGGTGCGCTCTTTGCCGAACTCCAGAATCTGGTCGATGAAATCGTAGGGCGTGTAGCCGGCCAGCGCGGTTTGATGGAAGATGCAGGTGGCGGGCGTCATGCCGGGCAGGGAGTTTACCTCGATGATGATGACCTCCACTGCGCCGTTGTCGCGCACCCGCACAAACGCGTCGATGCGGGCGTAGCCCTGAATGTTCAGGATTTCGGCCACGCGGCGTAGCTCTTCCTTCACCTCGTCGGAAATGCGCTGGCGCTCAATGGCATCGGCGGCGTAGCGGGCCGGGGTGATGTTCTGGCCTTCGCCGGCCAGGAACTTCTCCTCCAGGCTCAATACCTCACCGGTAGCCAGCGCTTCGGAAGCCTCAAAAACCTCAATGTCCAGCTGCCCATCGGAGCGCCAGTGGGTGAGCAGACCGCCCGTAATTTCGAGGAAGTGAGCCGCGCCGTCGCGCTCAATCAAGGTTTCTACCAAGAAGGCGTCCTTGCGGGGGAATTCCTCCTTGAAGCCTAAGTGCAGCGTTTCGGCATCGGGTATCATCAGGTCTTCCTGCTCCCGGAAGATGAGGCGGGTGAAAGCCTCCAGCTCAGGGCGGTTCTTTACTTTTTTCACCGCCGAAGAGCAGCCGTCGTCGGCGGGCTTGGCAATGAAGGGGTAGGGAAACTGCGTTTCCAGGGAGCGGTAGAAGCCCTCGGCATCGGCCTGCCATTCCAGGCGGTTGGCCATGCGGTGCTCGGCCACACGCATGCCGGCTTCGCGCAGGCGGCGGTTGGTTTCAAACTTATTGATGGTGATACTGCTGCTGCCCACGCCCGAGCCGTTGTAGGGCAGGCCGAACTTTTCCAGTTGCTGCTGCAAAGCACCGTCCTCGCCGGGACGACCGTGCAGGGCAATAAACACCTCATCTACCATCTTGGCCAGTTCCTCAAACGATACCCGGCGCGGCTGCGCGGTAGGCTGACCGGCATAGGTGCTGGTAATGGCTTCTGCTTCGCGGCGGATGCGCTCCAGAATAGGGTGCAGGCTGTGGCCCGCCTCCATGTGCTCCACTTTCTCCTTGATGTCGTCGGCGTTGTCCTTCAGCATGACGTTGATAGGCAGCACGTACAGGCGGAAATCCTGGTTGTTGCCGGTCAGGAATACGGGCACCGGCTCATACTTAATAGAGGAGCTGAGCTTCTCGTAGATGTTGCGGCCGCTTTCCACCGAAATGTGGCGCTCCGAAGAATAGCCGCCCATAATGACGGCCACTTTAATGCGCTGACGCTCCTCGTGCCCGCGGGCAGCTACGGCCGCATCCAGCCCACGCAGCAGGCGCTGCAGCTGTACGGGCCGCATACCCGCCCGGCGGCGTGCTGCCAGAGAAGTGCGAATCAGATAGGTCAGAAACTGCGAAGGATTGAGCCCGATTTCCGCCGCCTGGTGGAAGAAGAACGAGGCCGGCAACATGCCCGACGTGGTGTTCGGGTCGTTGAGGAAAATGGAGTTTTCAGTTGCCGGTTGCGAGTTGCCAGTTTCTTCACCTGAAATCTGGGAACCGGCAACTGGTAACTGGGAACTGATAAACCCATCCAGCCGCGCGTACACCTGGAAGCCGAACGTGCGGAACATCTCCTCACAGGCTTCCCGGATGCGCTGAATTTCGTCTTCCGGTAAATCGATGGGGGTGATTTTGCGGGCCAGGCCGGGCAGGTATTTCGAGCGGTAGTCGAACATCTCCTCGCCCTTCACAATCTCCGTGGGCGGCAGCGCCAGTGGCTGACCGTTGGGGTCTTCCACCACAATGCAGGAAAACTCGCGGCCCTGTACAAAGCTTTCCACCAGCACCTGGGTTTCGCCGTCCACGTTGGTCAGGCGCACCTGTTCGGCGGTTTGCAGGCGCTCAGCCAGCGTGTTTAGCAGGGCCTCGGGGTGGTAGATAATGTGCTCATCATCGGCATCCAACATCACGGGCAGGCCAATGCCCTCACGGATGTCGGTGAGCTGCTGCACCCACATGATTTTGTCGCGCTCCGAGAGGCGCTGCCAATCGTCGCGGGTCACGGTTTTGCGGAACAGGCTGCGCTCCATGGCGCGGTGGAAAGCCTCCACGTTGGCGGTGCGCAGAATGCTGATGCCAATGCTGCTGCCCTGGCGCGGGGCTTTGAACACCAGCGGCAAGCCCAGCTCGCGCTCCAGGTAAGCCAGGGTAGCAGCCGGGTCGGCGGCGTCCCATTCTTCGGCCGATACCACGCGGAACTCCGGCGTGGGCCGGTTCAGGGCGTGGAGCAGCTTTTTCTGGGCAATTTTATCGATGCCAAAGGCCGAGGGCAGCACGCCGGAGCCGGAATACGGAATGCCGTACCACTCCAGCAGGCCCTGAATAGCGCCATCTTCGCCGCCGGGACCATGCAGAGCCAGGAAGGCAAAATCCATGAGGCTGCTCAGCTCCTGCGGCTGAATACGGCGGCCTACCTGATTGATAATTTCGTCCTGTTGGGCAAGGCTCAGCTCGCCCAGGCTTTCCAGGTACACCTGCAGCTTGTGTTCGGAGGCAGGCAGGGCCGAAACGGGCGGATAAAAGTCCCGGATGGTGCCTTTATAAATGTAGTGCCAGTCCAGCAGGATGAAGTTGCCGCGGCTGTCCACGAATACGGGAACGGCCTGAAACAGCGACTTGTCCAGGTTATCATATACAGTGCGGCCGCCCGCAAAGGAAATTTCCCGCTCACGCGACGGTCCGCCGAAGAAGATGCCTATTTTCATACGTAGTGCAAAGGTACGAATGTCAGACAGCATGGCGCTACCTGCCGGCAACTTGCTGCGTTACTGCTTCGCCCCGAACATATACCCCAGCTGGGCCTGAAAGACGGAGTTGCGCGTGGGGCTGTACTGGAGAGGATGAGTTATATCACCACAATAACGTAGCGTGATATTTGGGCCGGAAGGCAGCTCGTAACCGATACCGGCTACATATCCCAGCTGCAGGCTGTTAAAGTCGCGGCGCTGGGGCTGTTCATACAGGTCGTTGTTCACATCGTTCTTAAAACTGAGCAGATAGCTGAGTTGCGGCCCTGCTTCAAATGTGAGTCCTTTGGCATTGATTTTTGTCAGGATCGGCAAATCGAGGTAATTACGGTGGTAGTAGTTGGTTGTCCGGGCACCGGTAGTAGTGCTGCCGTATTTATCTTTTGCCCCTTTCGCTGAATATAATAGCTCGGATTGAATGCTCCAGAATCCATCTTCGGTCAGGGAGTAGCGTGCTACCAACCCGCCATTAATGCCCAATAGTCGGTCGGGGCCAACGGTGTGCTTTACCTTGTCCCGGGAATAATTAGCGCCGGCCTTCACGCCGAAACGAAGGTGCTGACCAACGGCCAGCTGGCTAAGCAGCAGGGCTGGCACTGCCAGCAAGAAGCGGATATACATTCAGAATAGAGTTGGGGTTTGTCAATATTGAGGCCGGATAGAAGCGCAATAATAGGCAAAGACTACATCCGCTGAATAAAGGCATGCGGAAGCGTCGTATAACTACGCTAACTCCCCAGGAAAATTGCATGCAACTCAAAAACTCCCGAACTACGCGCCGCAACCCCGTATAAGACGACACCCAACTTTCTATTCTCAGCTTATGAAAACCCTCGACCAGTACAACTTCGCCGGCAAAAAGGCGGTGGTACGCGTGGACTTCAACGTGCCGCTCGACAGCGACCTGCGCATCACCGACGATACCCGCATTCGGGCGGCTACGCCCACGGTTAAAAAAATTCTGGCTGATGGCGGCTCCGTTATCCTGCTCTCGCACATGGGTAGGCCCAAAGGTGGCCCCGACAAGAAAAACTCCCTGCGCAACCTGGTATTGCGTCTGCAGCAGGAGTACGGGCAGGAAGTGAAGTTTGCGGATGATGTACTGGGCCAGGAAGCCGCCCAAATGGCCGCCTCGCTGCAGCCCGGCGAAATCCTGCTGCTCGAGAACCTGCGCTTTTATGCCGAAGAAGAAAAAGGCGACGAAGCCTTTGCGGAAAAGCTGGCCCGCCTCGGCGACGTGTATGTGAATGATGCCTTTGGGGCGGCGCACCGCCGGCATGCTTCCACGGCCGTCATGGCCCACCACTTCACCCCGGAAAACCGCGTGGCTGGCTACGTAATGCAGGGCGAGCTGGAAAACGCCAAGCGCGTGCTGGATCATGCCGAGCGGCCCTTCACTGCCATTATGGGCGGCGCCAAGATTTCGGATAAAATCCAAATTATTGAGCAGCTGCTGGATAAGGTGGATAATCTGCTCATTGGCGGGGGCATGTCCTACACCTTTGCCAAGGCCGAAGGTGGCCAGATTGGTAACTCCCTGCTGGAAGGCGACAAGATGGATATGGCCCTGGACCTGATGCGCAAAGCCAAGGAAAAAGGCGTAAACCTGGTGTTGCCCGTCGACAGCATCATTGCCAATCAGTTTGCCAATGATGCCGATATTGACGTAGCCGGCAGCCACAGCATTCCGGCCACCTGGATGGGTCTGGACATCGGCCCCGAAACCCGCGAGCTGTTCGCCGAAATCATCCGCAACTCCAAAACCATTCTCTGGAATGGCCCCATGGGCGTGTTTGAGATGTCGAACTTCTCGGTAGGTACTGAGTTTGTGGCCCGCGCCATTGCGGAAGCTACCGAAAACGGCGCCTTCAGCCTCATCGGTGGCGGCGACTCCGCGGCGGCGGTAAACCAGCTAGGCTTCGCCGATAAAGTGTCCTACATCAGCACCGGCGGTGGCGCCCTGCTGGAGTACATGGAGGGAAAAGAGCTGCCCGGTGTGGCGGCGCTGGAAGGCCGGTAAGTAGTCATTGCGAGGCACGAAGCAATCCGTCCTCTGAAACGTAGAAAGCCTAAGTAAAGCAGAAAGCCCTTGACGTACTGCGCGTCAAGGGCTTTCTGGTAGAAGGAAGTATCTGGTGTTGTCGAGGACGGATTGCTTCGTGCCTCGCAATGACATACTAATGTTAGTTCTCGTAAAGTCCCTCCAACTCGTGGCCCATACCCTGCAGGGTTTCCTGTTGGCGGCCCGTGAGGCGCACCATCAGGGCGCGGGCTTCGGGCTCGCTCAAGACCTGCATTTCCTGCAGCCACTGCAGTCGGCGCACTTGTTGTTCAATGGGCCCTAGGGGGTTGATGCGGGCATAGTGGGTGCGCAGATATTCTTTAACCCGCTGCTCTAGTGTGTGGGCAAACGTGTAGAACTGGGCCCGGTCGCGGCGCCGGTCGGCGAAGGTGAGGTTGAGCTGGGCCGTGCGGAAATGTAGCAGAAACCAGCGCCGGTCCCACTCCAGCGCAATAAATGCCCCCAACACCGCCAGAAAAACCAGTACGCCCACCAGCCCGGGCGTAACGGTGCCGGTAGCCCAGGATTCCTGCACCGGCTCAATAGCTACCCACACTATCAGGGCCAGCATGTAGAGCAGCCAGCGGGTGGGCACTTGCCGGGT
The Hymenobacter sp. DG25B genome window above contains:
- a CDS encoding PASTA domain-containing protein — protein: MSFFKSDTPLDVLKHLLAMAAVVAIMVLGFFYVYLPMTTNHGETIVVPKITGMQQTDLEDYLDERNLLFFVDDSSYNPGTRPGTVLTQDPAPGEKVKEDRKIYISVSMKNPPVIKMPRLTDGSVKNAQMILKSYDLVVGQIQLVPDLAQNAVLKQLVNGKEIAPGAPIAKGTKVDLVVGDGQGNQEFPVPNVVNMPADEAATLLAGQGLQVGEIFYQAAEEGQEDGNVVKQRPVSSPGATIRTGQLVDLWVAGQAPLKPVE
- a CDS encoding T9SS type A sorting domain-containing protein; this encodes MTWATQLRAQNVQPLSADPGRASPVGNASHSAARGTSIALPFFDDFAQQPEGTPNAEHWEPRGGTLVNNRFPVAPPSRNVVTFDGLKANGQPYGSSSFYSDTDTLTSLPIDLSGLTAGSNVYLSFFWQAGSIVGSPSAASSTRQVAFTLEFLNDAGQWQSIWSQRSTGRRTDFAQEIVAVTEPQYLHANFRFRFHSIGNQANTRDAWSLDYLKLDRNRSAADTTYRDIATSAPLTSLLKRYASMPAVQLAAAPTPADELNDQTGTTINNFDIGPAPTPITWRGTAQNLPRGPELQFLTGNRSIDASARQVPIMGDVRTVAASLLTGGPQRIRHRILLGTNETDSRIQPNDSISRVTELSDYYAYDDGTAEAAVSLPALTGGASTFFAYRIDLNQPDQVRSVRLYPVLPNAAGRAITLSVWADENGKPAEKPLASVPYTVPATAPAGGFLDVPFSQPVGVSGTFYVGYGQASLGQFVQFGLDLNSSPPANYFFYQVRNEWSAVTDFSGALMLRPVMTGTVTAATPSRAAALLTLYPNPSTGIVQVKGRYTHATVLDALGRTVWQQTGLAQGQPALDLSRLPAGVYFMRLALPDGSLATKRLVLTR
- a CDS encoding D-alanine--D-alanine ligase, with protein sequence MKIGIFFGGPSREREISFAGGRTVYDNLDKSLFQAVPVFVDSRGNFILLDWHYIYKGTIRDFYPPVSALPASEHKLQVYLESLGELSLAQQDEIINQVGRRIQPQELSSLMDFAFLALHGPGGEDGAIQGLLEWYGIPYSGSGVLPSAFGIDKIAQKKLLHALNRPTPEFRVVSAEEWDAADPAATLAYLERELGLPLVFKAPRQGSSIGISILRTANVEAFHRAMERSLFRKTVTRDDWQRLSERDKIMWVQQLTDIREGIGLPVMLDADDEHIIYHPEALLNTLAERLQTAEQVRLTNVDGETQVLVESFVQGREFSCIVVEDPNGQPLALPPTEIVKGEEMFDYRSKYLPGLARKITPIDLPEDEIQRIREACEEMFRTFGFQVYARLDGFISSQLPVAGSQISGEETGNSQPATENSIFLNDPNTTSGMLPASFFFHQAAEIGLNPSQFLTYLIRTSLAARRRAGMRPVQLQRLLRGLDAAVAARGHEERQRIKVAVIMGGYSSERHISVESGRNIYEKLSSSIKYEPVPVFLTGNNQDFRLYVLPINVMLKDNADDIKEKVEHMEAGHSLHPILERIRREAEAITSTYAGQPTAQPRRVSFEELAKMVDEVFIALHGRPGEDGALQQQLEKFGLPYNGSGVGSSSITINKFETNRRLREAGMRVAEHRMANRLEWQADAEGFYRSLETQFPYPFIAKPADDGCSSAVKKVKNRPELEAFTRLIFREQEDLMIPDAETLHLGFKEEFPRKDAFLVETLIERDGAAHFLEITGGLLTHWRSDGQLDIEVFEASEALATGEVLSLEEKFLAGEGQNITPARYAADAIERQRISDEVKEELRRVAEILNIQGYARIDAFVRVRDNGAVEVIIIEVNSLPGMTPATCIFHQTALAGYTPYDFIDQILEFGKERTRKEKLAVNS
- a CDS encoding porin family protein, giving the protein MYIRFLLAVPALLLSQLAVGQHLRFGVKAGANYSRDKVKHTVGPDRLLGINGGLVARYSLTEDGFWSIQSELLYSAKGAKDKYGSTTTGARTTNYYHRNYLDLPILTKINAKGLTFEAGPQLSYLLSFKNDVNNDLYEQPQRRDFNSLQLGYVAGIGYELPSGPNITLRYCGDITHPLQYSPTRNSVFQAQLGYMFGAKQ